Proteins encoded together in one Impatiens glandulifera chromosome 1, dImpGla2.1, whole genome shotgun sequence window:
- the LOC124922814 gene encoding gibberellin 20-oxidase-like protein, whose protein sequence is MVSEPQLSIQLPVLDILKPLEPSSLSSLAEACKEWGFFHIINHGISKEHYSRLRLLSELIFGLPSDSKIKLGPFSPEKTYTPHHIASPFFESLKVSGPDFAGSAHISADVLLPNNNSEFSELLEAYGSKMVDLSEKIVRIVLMCLGDGFEKKYYDSEFKNCHGYLRINNYSSPETLSDDMEVEGLGMHTDMSCVTIVYQDHEVGGLQMRSKQGNWIDISPCEGTLVVNIGDMLQAWSNDKLRSSEHRVVLRKMVNRFSLAFFWCFEDGKMILAPDQVVGEENKRFYKPFVCSDYLRFRESNEKGRFEKVGFTVKDLAGTGNLQM, encoded by the exons ATGGTGTCTGAACCTCAGTTATCAATACAACTCCCAGTTTTAGACATCTTGAAGCCATTAGAACCATCTTCCTTGTCTTCCCTAGCTGAAGCCTGCAAAGAATGGGGATTTTTCCACATCATTAATCATGGGATTTCTAAGGAACATTACAGCAGATTAAGATTATTGTCCGAACTCATATTTGGACTCCCTTCTGATTCAAAGATCAAACTCGGTCCTTTCTCACCAGAGAAAACATATACTCCTCATCATATAGCTTCCCCATTCTTTGAAAGCCTTAAGGTTTCTGGTCCTGACTTTGCTGGTTCTGCACATATTTCTGCTGATGTTCTTTTACCCAACAACAACTCTGAGTTCAG TGAATTATTGGAGGCATATGGGAGCAAAATGGTGGATTTGTCTGAGAAAATCGTTAGAATTGTGTTGATGTGCTTGGGTGATGGATTTGAGAAGAAGTATTATGATTCCGAGTTCAAGAATTGCCACGGTTATCTAAGGATAAACAACTATTCGAGTCCCGAGACTTTATCTGATGACATGGAAGTTGAGGGACTCGGGATGCATACAGATATGAGTTGTGTGACGATCGTGTATCAAGATCACGAGGTGGGTGGTCTTCAAATGAGGTCGAAACAAGGTAATTGGATCGATATATCTCCGTGTGAAGGTACCCTTGTGGTTAACATTGGTGACATGCTTCAAGCTTGGAGCAATGATAAACTTAGGTCTTCAGAACATAGAGTGGTGTTAAGGAAAATGGTGAATCGTTTCTCACTAGCTTTCTTTTGGTGTTTTGAAGATGGCAAGATGATCTTGGCACCCGATCAAGTTGTAGGGGAAGAGAATAAGAGGTTCTATAAGCCCTTCGTTTGCTCGgattatttaagatttagaGAGAGCAATGAGAAGGGAAGATTTGAGAAAGTTGGTTTTACTGTTAAAGATCTTGCTGGAACGGGTAATTTacaaatgtaa
- the LOC124919544 gene encoding UPF0187 protein At3g61320, chloroplastic-like, with protein MTKPKCTINTTSPFNLSSSSPPFPFHLTLKRLHPSILTKPSLKILSSQQSQSSDQPFSLISIIRTIPDWADSVKENRMKQNRPLYNHDDWVEHRSSTRHIRHLLSSLSSRVILSLVPPVFVLTTVAAFVASYNTAVSMHLLPEFLPVLRASSLPYQLTAPALALLLVFRTEASYSRLEEGRKAWIKVIVGTNHFARQVMASCSSDSLMKKTLLEYIIAYPVALKCHLIHGSNIEKDLQGILEVDDLDVVLKSNHSPRCIIEFISQSIQLLNVEDSKRNLLESNMSYLHEGIGVCEQLIGIPIPLSYTRLTSRFLVLWHLTLPIILWDDCNWIVVPATFISAASLFCIEEVGVLIEEPFPMLALDELCKKARQSIQEAVSSEKLVQARLRAKRKEEQSSEQTSSNGWPNS; from the exons ATGACAAAGCCCAAATGCACCATCAATACAACTTCACCTTTCAacttatcatcatcatcaccaccTTTCCCTTTTCATCTCACCCTCAAACGTTTACACCCATCCATTCTAACCAAACCTTCACTCAAAATCCTCTCTTCTCAACAATCCCAATCTTCAGATCAACCCTTTTCTCTAATCTCCATCATCCGCACCATTCCAGACTGGGCCGACAGCGTTAAAGAGAATCGAATGAAACAAAACCGTCCCTTATACAACCACGACGATTGGGTAGAACACAGAAGCTCGACCAGACACATTCGACATCTTTTATCAAGCCTCTCTTCTCGTGTCATCCTGTCTCTAGTTCCTCCTGTTTTTGTCCTGACTACAGTCGCCGCCTTCGTTGCTAGCTATAACACCGCCGTGTCAATGCACTTGCTACCTGAGTTTTTACCTGTTTTGAGAGCTTCGTCGTTGCCTTATCAGCTGACGGCGCCGGCTCTGGCTCTGTTACTGGTTTTCAGAACGGAGGCTTCTTATTCAAGGTTGGAAGAAGGGAGGAAAGCTTGGATAAAGGTGATTGTTGGGACTAATCATTTTGCTAGACAAGTGATGGCGAGTTGTTCAAGTGATTCTTTGATGAAGAAGACACTTTTAGAGTATATTATTGCTTACCCAGTAGCACTCAAG TGTCATCTGATTCATGGTTCGAATATTGAGAAAGATTTACAAGGTATACTCGAAGTTGATGATTTGGATGTAGTTTTGAAATCGAACCATTCTCCTCGCTGCATTATTGAATTCATCTCTCAATCTATTCAGTTATTGAATGTTGAGGATTCCAAAAGGAATTTGTTG GAATCAAATATGAGTTACTTACATGAAGGAATTGGTGTTTGTGAGCAGTTGATAGGAATACCAATACCTCTTTCCTATACTCGCTTAACCTCTAGATTTCTAGTCCTTTGGCATCTTACTCTTCCTATTATACTATGGGATGATTGCAACTGGATCGTCGTTCCAGCTACTTTCATAAGCGCAGCTTCACTTTTCTGCATCGAAGAG GTGGGTGTTCTTATTGAAGAGCCATTCCCAATGCTTGCACTTGATGAACTCTGTAAGAAGGCTCGGCAGAGTATTCAGGAAGCTGTTTCATCGGAAAAGTTGGTTCAGGCGAGGCTTAGAGCTAAAAGAAAGGAGGAGCAATCAAGTGAACAGACATCATCAAATGGTTGGccaaattcataa
- the LOC124922812 gene encoding uncharacterized protein LOC124922812, with protein MEEPKPAQTPAQTQIPDSKPDPDSNIPQNQTLPQSQPPMPAPPSTLPPQSKKRPLNQNIQDSPYYKMRLIVKDLRPHFIEVLKTSDFQKCDAARKIQEQMKILMGFYKEMIAEPAVSSSLENSNNGRPVKDTPNGQDIQPDRKFVKPSKDRAVPTGNTNERQLSSEDGKNNVGFFVGGSAFGWNFTSSFGNSEPVYYGRTKEAYRAAKVIVDDKAAPPSSSS; from the exons ATGGAAGAACCTAAGCCCGCTCAAACCCCTGCTCAAACTCAAATCCCAGATTCTAAACCAGATCCAGATTCCAACATACCCCAAAATCAAACCCTCCCTCAATCTCAACCTCCGATGCCGGCGCCGCCATCAACCCTTCCTCCTCAAAGCAAGAAGAGACCCCTTAACCAAAACATTCAAGACTCGCCGTACTACAAGATGCGACTCATTGTTAAAGACCTTCGTCCCCATTTCATCGAG GTACTGAAAACGTCTGACTTCCAGAAATGCGATGCAGCCCGTAAGATTCAAGAAC AGATGAAGATTCTGATGGGTTTTTACAAAGAGATGATAGCAGAGCCAGCAGTCTCTTCTTCTTTGGAGAATTCTAATAATGGCAGACCAGTTAAAGACACCCCAAATGGCCAAGACATTCAGCCAGACAGAAAATTTGTGAAACCTAGTAAAGACAGGGCTGTTCCAACAGGAAACACAAACGAGAGACAATTGTCGTCAGAAGATGGTAAAAACAATGTGGGATTTTTCGTGGGAGGATCAGCTTTCGGTTGGAATTTCACCTCTTCTTTTGGGAATAGCGAACCTGTGTATTATGGAAGAACAAAGGAAGCATATAGGGCCGCTAAGGTGATAGTTGATGATAAGGCTGCACCGCCGTCATCATCATCGTGA
- the LOC124922813 gene encoding integrin-linked protein kinase 1-like, with product MQSASIFQVKVMMIPINYCYLLRTSIHDASLYLINSQYALVPYSFQVVMDEQCMTPPSQKIDSESGPYRLLHCSSKGDIAGVIQELEKGVEPNLADYDRRTALHLASCEGWTEVIVLLLEKGADVNYRDRWGRTPLSDARSAGHVEICKILEAHGGNDPITHEPQTPCCLIDYYEVGMKGARLIGQGSYGEVYLVKWRGTEVAAKTMRSSIASNDLVKESFIKELALWQKLRHPNIVQFLGVLKHSDDLIFLTEYLPNGSLYDILSRRGRLDSSTAVAYALDIARGMNYLHQHKPHSIIHRDLTPSNVLQDEAGRIKVTDFGLSKIVQEKDLGYKMTGGTGSYRYMAPEVYRRESYGKSVDVFSFALIVHEMFQGGPSNRGEPAEHIADRRAFEDYRPPLSSRIYPEPIKMLLRECWDKNPCCRPTFEDIISQLEMIQQGLQLKKVMGTCCSCIVL from the exons ATGCAGTCGGCTTCGATTTTCCAGGTCAAAGTGATGATGATACCAATCAATTATTGTTATCTCCTCCGCACATCGATACACGACGCATCTCTATATCTTATAAATTCTCAATATGCTCTAGTTCCGTACTCTTTCCAAGTCGTCATGGATGAG CAGTGTATGACTCCTCCTTCACAAAAGATAGACTCGGAGAGTGGTCCATATCGTCTTCTTCACTGTTCAAGTAAGGGTGACATAGCTGGTGTGATTCAAGAGTTGGAGAAAGGAGTAGAGCCTAATTTAGCTGATTATGATAGGAGAACAGCACTTCACTTAGCATCTTGTGAGGGATGGACTGAAGTTATTGTCCTGCTTCTTGAAAAAGGTGCTGATGTAAATTACAGGGATCGTTGGGGTCGAACA CCACTTTCAGATGCTCGAAGTGCTGGCCATGTTGAAATATGCAAAATCTTGGAGGCTCATGGTGGAAATGATCCA ATTACCCATGAACCCCAAACACCATGTTGCTTAATTGATTATTATGAGGTGGGCATGAAAGGTGCAAGACTTATTGGACAG GGTTCATATGGGGAAGTTTATTTGGTGAAGTGGCGTGGTACTGAAGTAGCTGCAAAAACTATGCGATCTTCCATTGCATCAAATGATTTGGTTAA GGAATCCTTCATCAAGGAATTGGCTTTATGGCAGAAGTTGCGCCATCCCAACATAGTACAATTCCTTGGCGTTCTAAAGCATTCAGACGACCTAATTTTCCTAACTGAGTATCTTCCGAAT GGAagtttatatgatattttaagtAGGAGGGGAAGACTCGATTCATCTACTGCTGTTGCTTATGCTCTAGATATTGCTAG GGGTATGAATTATCTTCATCAGCATAAACCTCATTCAATAATCCACAGAGATTTAACGCCAAG CAATGTACTACAAGATGAAGCTGGTCGGATTAAAGTGACAGACTTTGGTTTGAGCAAAATTGTGCAGGAGAAGGATTTGGGTTACAAAATGACAGGAGGAACAGGATCTT ATCGTTACATGGCTCCAGAAGTTTACAGGAGAGAATCCTACGGGAAGAGTGTTGATGTCTTTTCATTTGCTCTAATTGTACACGAG ATGTTTCAAGGTGGTCCATCTAACAGGGGAGAACCTGCAGAACATATCGCAGATAGGCGAGCATTTGAAGATTATCGACCACCTCTCTCTTCTCGTATATACCCCGAACCTATTAAGAT GCTTCTTAGAGAATGTTGGGATAAGAATCCATGTTGTAGGCCCACGTTTGAAGATATTATCTCACAGCTAGAAATGATCCAACAGGGACTTCAGTTGAAGAAAGTGATGGGAACATGCTGTAGCTGTATTGTTCTATGA